In Halogranum gelatinilyticum, the DNA window CGTCCCGCTCCGCGACGCGCAGCAGGCTCCCGTACAGAAGCGTGCAGACCGTGCGATGAAGACGGTCCGAAAGCATCTGTCGAAGCATTTCAAGGTCGACGAGGACGCCGTCCGCCTCGACCCGAGCGTCAACGAGGCAATCTGGGCCGAGGGTCGGCAGAACCCGCCCCGGAAGCTCCGCGTCCGCGCCGCTCGCTTCGAGGAAGACGGCGGTGCAGTCGTCGAAGCTGAAACGGCCAACTAACGGTGCTCCGCGCCTCTTTCGCTGGGTCGTCGTACGTCGGTGTCTTCGCGCGTGCAACGGACAACGTCGTGCTCGTCCGCCCCGACTTGAGCGACGAGCTCGTCGCCGACCTCGAAGCCGAGTTCGACACGCCCGTCCTCAAGACGAACGTCGCCGGCTCCGGCACCGTCGGCGCGCTGGCGACCGGCAACGAGAACGGGGTTCTCGTCTCCGGCCGCGCGACCGACCGCGAGAAGGACCGTATCGCCGACGCCACCGGGCTTCCGGTCGTCGGTCTCCCCGGCCGCATCAACGCCGCCGGTAACGTCGTCCTCACGAACGACTACGGCGCGTGGATTCATCCGGACCTCGGTGACGAGGCGGTCGACGCGGTGAAGGAGGCGTTGCAGGTCCCCATCGAACGCGGCGACCTCGGCGACGTCCGAACGGTCGGCACGGCCGCCGTCGCCAACAACAGCGGCGTCCTCTGTCATCCGAAGTCCCGCGACGAGGAACTCGACGCGCTCGAAGAGCATCTCGGCGTCCGCGCGGACATCGGGACGGTCAACTACGGCGCGCCGCTCGTCGGCTCCGGGCTCGTCGCCAACGACGAGGGCTATCTCGTCGGCGAGGAGACCACGGGTCCCGAACTCGGCCGTATCGAGGACGCGCTGGACTTCATCGACTGACCCGCAGTCTCGGAGTTCCGAGTAGGAAGATACTTCCCGCTCGCCACCACATCGTCTTTTATGAGTCAGTTTACTGTGAGCGGTCGCTTCCGGAGCCGCAAGACCTGGAAGCCGTTTACGAAGAGTGTCGAGGCAATCAACGAGAACGTCGCAAGCGAGTACGTGCTCTCGCGCTTCGGTAGCGAGCACGGTCTCAAGCGCCCCCACGTGGAGATCGAGGAGGTGACCGCAGCATGATGGGCGGCGGTCAGCAGCAGCTCCAGCAGCTCTCCCAGGAGCTTCAGGCCATCGACGAGGAGATCGAAGAGGTCGAAGCCGACATCGCAGAGCTCGAAGAAGAGAAGAACGAGATCGACGACGCCGTCGAGGCCATCGAGACGCTCGAATCGGGTTCGACGGTGCAGGTCCCGCTCGGTGGCGGCGCGTATCTCCGCGCGGACGTGCAGGACATCGACGAGGTCATCGTCTCGCTCGGCGGCGGCTACGCGGCCGAGCAGGAGCAGGGCGACGCCATCGACGCACTCCGTCGTCGGCAGGACCACCTCGACGAGGAGATCGCAGAGCTCCGCGGTGAGGTCGACGACCTCGAAGACGAGAGCTCCGAGATCGAACAGCAGGCCCAGCAGATGCAGCAGCAGATGCAGCAGCAGCAGATGCAGCAGATGCAGCAGATGCAGGGAGAAGGCGAAGGCGACGACGAGTAAGCTCCGATGTTCGACGGACTGAAAGACAAGCTCAACAGTTTCCGCAAAGACGTCGAGGAGACCGCCGAGGAGAAGGCCGAGGCGGCTGAGGAGGCCGACCAGCCGGACCAGGCGGCCGACGCCGACCAGCAGTCCGCCTCGACGGCCGACGCGGAAACCGCCGCGGTCGACGATGGCGCAAGCACCGAGAGCGACGCCGCCGCCTCGACCGAGACGCTCGTCGACGAGACGACGGACGCGGAGACGGCAGCCGAGCAGGCGGAGGCCGCGACGTCGCCAGCGGACACCGAGGTGGAGGAGTCCACCGAGTCCGTCGAGTCCGAGCCGTCGACACCGGCCGACGAACCGGTCGACGCGGAGGAAGACGAGAGCGAGATTCCCGAGTTCGCCCGGCGGTCGTCGTCCTCGAGCGACGAGGCCGAAGAGAAGGAAGGTTCCACCAGCCGCTGGCGACAGGCGAAGGCGTTCGCCACGGGCCGCATCATCATCGAGGAGGAAGACCTCGAAGAGCCGCTGTGGCAACTCCAGATGGCACTGCTCGAGAGCGACGTCGAGATGAACGTCGCCGAGCGGATGCTCGATACCATCCGCGAGAAGATGATCGGCGAGTCCCGCAAGCAGGTCGATACGACCGCGGAACTCGTCGAGGAGGCGCTGCACGACGCGCTGCTCGACGTCATCAGCGTCGGCCAGTTCGACTTCGACCAGCGGATTCAGGACGCCGACAAGCCCGTCGTCATCATCTTCACCGGCGTCAACGGCGTGGGGAAGACGACCTCCATCGCCAAGATGTCGGAGTATCTCGAATCGCAGGGCGTCTCGACGGTGCTCGCCAACGGCGACACCTACCGTGCGGGTGCCAACGAGCAGATCAGCAAGCACGCCGAGAACCTCGACCGCAAGCTCATCGCCCACGAACAGGGCGGTGACCCGGCAGCGGTCATCTACGACGCCGTCGAATACGCCGAGGCCCACGACGTCGACGTCGTCCTCGGCGACACGGCCGGTCGCCTGCACACGAGCAACGACCTGATGGCACAGCTGGAGAAGATCAACCGCGTCGTCGGTCCCGACATGACGCTGTTCGTCGACGAGGCGGTCGCGGGCCAGGACGCGGTCCAGCGCGCCAAGAAGTTCAACGAGGCGGCCGAGATCGACGGGGCCATCCTGACGAAGGCCGACGCCGACTCGCAGGGCGGTGCGGCCATCTCCATCGCCTACGTCACGGGTAAGCCCATCCTCTTCCTCGGCACGGGACAGGGCTACGGCGACCTCGAACGGTTCGAGCCAGAAGCGCTGGTCTCGGACCTCCTCGGTGCCGAGGAGTAGCTCCGTCGCGTACCTTTCTACCGCTCGAAAATGACGCCGTAGTGGTACGGCGGCAGCTCGACCGTCTCGACAGTAGCGAAGCCACCGGCTTCGACGACCTCTCGGGTCTCGTCGGGCGTCATCCGCAGGTCCGTCGGCGGGCCGCGCACCGTACCCGTGACGGTCGTCTCCTCCCGGGGTCGGTCGTGCCAGTTGACGATAGCGAAGCGGCCGCCGGGTTCGAGCACGTCGTAGACGGCGTTCGCGA includes these proteins:
- a CDS encoding 50S ribosomal protein L31e, with product MSASDFEERVVTVPLRDAQQAPVQKRADRAMKTVRKHLSKHFKVDEDAVRLDPSVNEAIWAEGRQNPPRKLRVRAARFEEDGGAVVEAETAN
- a CDS encoding translation initiation factor IF-6, which translates into the protein MLRASFAGSSYVGVFARATDNVVLVRPDLSDELVADLEAEFDTPVLKTNVAGSGTVGALATGNENGVLVSGRATDREKDRIADATGLPVVGLPGRINAAGNVVLTNDYGAWIHPDLGDEAVDAVKEALQVPIERGDLGDVRTVGTAAVANNSGVLCHPKSRDEELDALEEHLGVRADIGTVNYGAPLVGSGLVANDEGYLVGEETTGPELGRIEDALDFID
- the rpl18a gene encoding 50S ribosomal protein L18Ae produces the protein MSQFTVSGRFRSRKTWKPFTKSVEAINENVASEYVLSRFGSEHGLKRPHVEIEEVTAA
- the pfdA gene encoding prefoldin subunit alpha, whose amino-acid sequence is MGGGQQQLQQLSQELQAIDEEIEEVEADIAELEEEKNEIDDAVEAIETLESGSTVQVPLGGGAYLRADVQDIDEVIVSLGGGYAAEQEQGDAIDALRRRQDHLDEEIAELRGEVDDLEDESSEIEQQAQQMQQQMQQQQMQQMQQMQGEGEGDDE
- the ftsY gene encoding signal recognition particle-docking protein FtsY — protein: MFDGLKDKLNSFRKDVEETAEEKAEAAEEADQPDQAADADQQSASTADAETAAVDDGASTESDAAASTETLVDETTDAETAAEQAEAATSPADTEVEESTESVESEPSTPADEPVDAEEDESEIPEFARRSSSSSDEAEEKEGSTSRWRQAKAFATGRIIIEEEDLEEPLWQLQMALLESDVEMNVAERMLDTIREKMIGESRKQVDTTAELVEEALHDALLDVISVGQFDFDQRIQDADKPVVIIFTGVNGVGKTTSIAKMSEYLESQGVSTVLANGDTYRAGANEQISKHAENLDRKLIAHEQGGDPAAVIYDAVEYAEAHDVDVVLGDTAGRLHTSNDLMAQLEKINRVVGPDMTLFVDEAVAGQDAVQRAKKFNEAAEIDGAILTKADADSQGGAAISIAYVTGKPILFLGTGQGYGDLERFEPEALVSDLLGAEE